A window of the Bacillus carboniphilus genome harbors these coding sequences:
- a CDS encoding YjcZ family sporulation protein, translating into MPWGYGGYCGYGNVYGGYGSTFVLIVVLFILLIIVGASFC; encoded by the coding sequence ATGCCTTGGGGTTACGGAGGTTACTGCGGTTACGGCAATGTGTACGGTGGATATGGTTCCACGTTCGTGTTGATCGTTGTATTGTTTATCTTGTTGATTATCGTAGGTGCAAGCTTCTGCTAA
- a CDS encoding stage VI sporulation protein F has protein sequence MDSFFKNIEKKTGVNMKDILELANSLQNANFKDEKTVRGVIKRVSQIANKPVSKDMEDKIVESIVKDGKSLDFNTISNMINKKK, from the coding sequence ATGGATTCATTTTTTAAGAATATCGAGAAAAAGACTGGTGTAAATATGAAGGATATTTTGGAGCTTGCGAATTCACTTCAAAATGCCAACTTTAAAGATGAAAAAACGGTTCGCGGTGTAATTAAAAGAGTATCTCAAATTGCCAATAAGCCGGTTTCTAAGGATATGGAAGACAAGATTGTAGAGTCGATTGTGAAGGATGGAAAATCTCTAGACTTTAACACAATATCAAATATGATTAACAAAAAGAAATAA